The genomic stretch GTCAAAGAGCGACCAGGCACTTGAATAATGGTCTGAGCATTTGGGACATAGACCCAAATTTCCCAGTCGTCCACAGTTCTTGAAGAGTATTCGAGGTTGGCCCATCAGGGTGGGTGATATCATTCAACCACTGGGCCAGAATAATCCAAGGTCTATTGtttgtttcaaaaaatattGATGCAAAAGACATACCTCTGAATTGATGTCAATTCCTATCTCATCAAGCACCTGGCTCACAAGCTCATCagtttcctcctcttcctcatcccCTTCCAAAGCATCATCAATGGCTTCTCCCATCACCTCTGTCACCATTTCCATCTTTTCATTCTGCCTCTCAAATTCTTGCATTATCTTCTGCAAAGATGGTAAATTCATCTGCCTATTCATCTGGCCCATTGCCTTTGTGACGCCTTTCATGGCCTCCCCCATTGCTTGTGTAGATTTCAATGTCTGAAAACATTAACAAAAAGAAGTTTCAATCTTGACACTAGATAACtcacaagaaaaaggaaaaaaagacatTGTTGGCATGCAACAAGATCAAGACTTGTGGAGGCCCTACATTTATAGTGGTTTTGGTTCAGATTGGTGATTCTGTAAACTGTACAtttattcttttaaattttttgctATGAATATTATTTGTATTTCTTGGGAGTTGATCATAGGGTACCCCCAGACCCGTGTTCTCTCCCTTCACTTTTATTAAAGCTATCAAAAACAATATGAACCAAAACAGTGGCAGAAACAGTAAAACCCCAGCCAATGTATTGATCATGCCCTCCGGCCCCTCCCCCAAAACAGAAacaatttttaaagaaaaaaatgtaaaccAATTGCATATTCTTGAAAGAGATCAATGGCAATGAGTGCAAAAATAGCCATCAGGTTACATGCGCAAGAAGCAAGAATCCACCATGATACCCAACCACTGAGTATTTGAAAACATATAAGTAGCTAGAAGAACTATTCTCgacttctttctccctttcgtCCTATCTTATTCTTCTTAGAAAAAAAGTATGGACACTCTTAAGCTTAATAGCCATAAtacacaaacaaataagggtACCAATTATCTGGTTGGAAACTTGGAACTAAAGTTGCAGAAATCCTTATTTGTCCTTCCAGTactattataattataaattcTCCATATTTCTTCCAAGTGTTGCTGTCTATTTTCAAAAACTCCTGTAGCAGGAACAGTAGTATTATTTTCAACAAGAGGATAACAGAAGCTTCTCAACTGATAAAATGGAAGCAGCTTTTCATATTCAGTTCATTTGATCAGGGTagcatcattatttttttttttttaactatggATGGGGCCATTGCTTGGAGCAATGGAAAAGGGTTCAGACTCCAGGGCAAATGCCCGGGTTCGAGTCTTGAGAGCGGCTACTTTGCAAAAAATACCGAAGGTTAGGACTGTcctatttagctgagattctcctgtCTTGCTGGGCTGTATCCTCTTTCCTCTTGCTTTGCTACTTTCATATTTCAACTCTCGCTTGTCATATTGCATTTTTCATCTTACATTTGTCATGTCCCATTTTTAATATGTTTGAATCCATGTAGCaaacctcattaagttgggataaggcttagttcgTTGTTTTTGTAGTACCGTCTCCAAACTCATCCCTCCTAGGACCCCGCATAAGTGGGACGAGCACcaatattataaaataaaacatcTTGTGATGGAACACACACGTAGGTGACACTCCAAAATTGTAACCGGCATCAAATATCTGCCTCTGATGGGACCCAAATTTTCTTGAAAGGTTGAACCTGAGGTCTCCTGCCCACATGTCCAGTTTCAGCCAATTCAAGCTGGCCAGATGATAGAACCAATCATCAACAAATCCAGGATTATGAAGATGGTGCATGGGACTACAAGGGGGGACATGAACATAAatgtgggggaggggggaggggggaggggggaggggataGTAAATGATTGAACTTAATACTGAAATTTGGCAGATGGCCAATTCGGATCTTATTCTGTCTATCCAAGGTTTAGAATTTCTGTCATCATCCTGGAAGTAAGGCCATTTTCTGTTAGGTGTGATCTTGGAAGATCACCCACCTGGGTGATACATGGTCTTCCCCCATTACCCAAGATTAGGTGTAGAGGTTATTTGAAAGAAGAAAGGCATGCCACATGAACAAATTTCTATGATTCAAGATAAAAAAGTTCTAAAAGATTAGTTTGGACCCCTAAGAGATTGATAAGATTCATAATgtctgaaaaagaaaaataataataataataaataaaataaaattggagtggaaatggaaaaatatgAGAAAGTTGGAAAGCAAAGACTTGCAATAAGTCATGGAATCTGAAGACATAACGGGTACAATACGACATGAAACTTTCATAAATTTTCCTGGTCAAAAAATAATTAGCAGATTGGTCAACAAGTATTATTTTGTACTACAATAACTCAAACAATAAAGCGTTAGCACTGGGCGCTCGTTTCAACTGTTCCTTATAAACCAGTCTCCTGGTctttttgttcttcaagaacaaattATTAAGCATATTTCAACCGTAAAGCGGAAAAAATAATACTCCAGCATAACGTTCCACATAAAAAAATGAGGAGAAAAATAATCCACGAGCAGGAACCCCAGTTGTAATAACAAACTTATAAAGCttccccataaaaaaaaattatgccaTCTAAGATGATTACATATAGAATAACGAAAAGGAAAGGGTACAAACAGTATACCTGAATTCTAAGAGCAACACCTTGAAGTTGTGATTTAAGCTTGTAGAATTTTTCAACCTGATGTCGTGTTCTAATAAGGTCTTTGGCCATTATTTTGACAGCTCCCTGCACCAATATCAGACAAAGTATAGGTCAGACAACTATGAAACTCGTCCCATTTGTGGTCATTAATCATACTACAAATATTTTCTAACAGGTGAAAGGCACAGTGTCATACATACACCTATAAACAGAAGTAGAATCATGGATTGATCTTTTGAAACATGATATCAACACACATGCTGTCTTCAGTCACAACAATTAAACAATCTCTTTCTATAAAACCTTAGGCATTTATGAAagactaattaaaaaaaaaatcaaatgcatAATAATTGAACAAAAGTTTTCCTTGTTCCTCTCGCAATAGTAGAAGCTAAAATCACAATCACCAACTTCAAAATGAAAGCTCCAAAATAAATCTTCCTAATATATGCACAtctattgcaaccaaacagaaaTCTAAGCTAACTGAATAATGAAAGTGAAGAGGTATAGATAATGATATCTATTAACATCAAGATAGAGGATATTACGCTACAAAGTGTGCAAAAATAGCACTTCCAGAATAACcacataaaaagaaaaggcatCACTAGTATGTTTTAATAAATGCACTGCTTAAAACCATGATATGGCCTGTACAGAGTGTAAGAACAAAAcaaattttgagtttggatGCCTTTAAcaaattttgagtttggatGCCTTTCATTCATGTTATTAAGCAAGAGGAAATAATTAATGTATTGAGATCCATGGTTACATAAGGATAAAATGTCAGAACAACTTAAGGCTATCACTCAAAAGCTTATGCCTTATAGACAAATCAACTCTATATGTTCTAGCTCCTGATATGCGTAAATTGATTCATGGGGAAGTGATGCTAAAACAAATAAACACGAAAAATAAAATTGGCATACCATCTGCCCTTGCTTagcacttttttttatttctacaaTAAGCTTTTTCTCTTGTGTTTGTAGACCTTGTCTCTCCCGTTCAATTTCTCTGATTGATTTGTCCAACATCCTCTTATTCTCCCGCAGAAGCTCTGCAGAAGAGAACCAAATAAAAATGTATACGTAAAATAAGGTCACAACAAGACAACCAACTTTTAATGGAAATTTTAAGTAAAAAGTGTTCATCTAGATGAGCACCAAGGCACCGAAGTGAAAACCAGCTGAATGAATACAGCAGCCGTACACTAATCAATCAAGGTAAAAATTCCAGATCATATAGGAAATACCGCAATAAGGCAATTCCCAACAACCCAAGTGACTCATTGATTGGTCAAGTGTCTGAAATTTGTTGCTTTCGATAACTTTAGATGATGGTGAGTTAGTTCCTCAGGTAAATTACCTTTTAAATCTTCCAACAAAAATTTTGATCATTACAAATTTATTGAATTATATAAGTTGAGTCATTGCACCTGCTAAGGATTTCACAGATTTGTACACTGAGAGAAAATGACAATCATGATCAACTTATTGTCTTATTCTGATCAGTAAAAATTTGAACACATGGTGTGCCACAGTTGCCTAGACGCACACATTACTTTCGATAGTATTATCTGAAAATGTTTTATCTTTCAATCAAAGACAATAAAATCATATGTTTGGAGTCCAGTGAAATCAATAAATGTTAAGAGAACCAACAGTTCCAACACAAGCCCCAGAACCTTTTGGCATTTCAGAATTAGGAACCTCAAGGGACTCTCAAGTCTCAGTCCAAAAACAAAATTACATCCAGGTGAGATCCGATACATACTGAGAAACTCATCATAGACTAAACAGGAAAATTTGAGATCCCCTTTTGGTTTTGCTTTCTAACAATTACCCATCACTGATCAACCAtttaaaaaaccctaatttctgaCTCGTGACTGAAAGATTCAAACTTGATAGAGTTTAAGAAGTCTTTTGTTCCCAACCcagataggaaaaaaaaattgcaatctATCTTGTAATTGAAATTAATGTTCGGTTCTTCTGCATGTGATTTAAAGGGGTCATCTTGAAGTAATAAATAATCATCAATACTCACTCAGAGTTTTGGATaatcggaaaaaaaaattggacacTACAGAGAATGAGTTAAAAAACAATCAtcaaaaacttaaaaaaccAATCGAGACACCTACCTGCGGGTGTCTTCCTCTTGCCAAAGAGGAAACTCATCTCTCCGGATTGCTGGAACGGATTGATTGCTAGACAAGAAATATCTGATCGATCGATCGATCAAaggtgttctctctctctctctctctctctctctctctctctctcgggggTGTGCCTTTCTCCTCTCGCGTAAAAATAAATGGATTACTTCGTTCATACAACTTTCTCACCAATTTCTTTGATCAATACGCGGTTATCGTCACAGTCGTGGGTGGGGCCCAATGGGGCGGCCCACCCAACTGGGAAAGTTGGCCTAGTTTTTGCTAGTTCCAGTCTTTTTAacattcttattttttaaattacatgattacccacttttgggcttttgtttacaaaactacccacccaaaatttcagttaacaaaaatacccaaagtCAGTttagtttacaaaactacccacccaatgtttcagttaacaaaaatatccaaaattaggtttgggtttataaaactacctaaaatagtgattcttcatcttccacatataattttgggtagttttgtaaacccattttgggtatttttgttaacttacactttaagtgggtaattttgtaaagggaaacctaattttgggtagttttggtaactgaaacttttggtggatgattttgtaaagagaaactcaGAAGcaggtaatcatgtaatttttccttctattttctattGCATGAAAACGTTGATCTAGGGAAATAGCCATTTTCCATTTGGGTCAGACTCTGGGCAAGGTTCTAATATTCGGGAATGATCAAAGGATTGGCCAAGGTCCATACCATTCTGATATTGATTGAATCGATCTGAATCTAATCATAATATCAGAtagatttatctttttttttttttttaatcagtttcTATTACAATTTTACTATTGAACCATAGATCAAATATCAATACCATTCTGATCTGACCGGTACCGACCgatccaagttttagaaccttgttCCTTGTCGCATAAGTACACTCTTCATTTGCTGAATGTGGGCCGTATAAGAGGTAAGTAAGAAGGGTTCAAGCCCAGTTGAACATCACGGGCTTCAGGGATTTTGGATTGGGCCCGCCCATGATCGTTGTTACGGACCAGGTACGACATTATATTTGTGATCAGGGGGAATTATGATTCATATCACAGGGCAAAGTTGACCACAGAAATTGTCACCAATCTCCTATTTTCCAGACATGGTGTGGGTACATGTTATAGATGACCCAAAACTCACTTAATGTGCCTTAATAGAGTTCAAATGGATAAAAAGGTTGCAGATGCTTACTAGGTTTCATCATGGTAGTAAATAGCATCGTATTTtaccacaaaaagaaaaaaacaaaagcagtATGTAATTGGGCGTTTGTTGTCACGAAAATGAAGTGAGAAattgtaacttttttttattgtcaCTTGTATTATTCgtaaaaattatttaaagtaGGGTAAAAAGTGCTCCAAATCTATCATCATGctttaaaaattggatcggaTCGATAAGGATTGCCtagattggattggtattggcaGATACCAGTCTTTGATACCTATCCGCTCCATTTTGATCCACTAGTAAGGTATCGAGGTTAAAACGGTCCAAAATAccagttaaaaaagaaaaagttaaatCCATCTGATTCAGACTGTCATAATCAGATTTGGATCCTCTGTGGTGTAACAGGGCATCTAGTGCACATTCAACACCCAAAAACGTCTTGGGTTGTATGCGACTACCTTAGGTTGTATGGCTAAGCGtttctgaccattggatgcacACCAAATGCCCTATTATGTCACAAAAGAATTCAGTCCGTCATTTTCTCACACATCATATAAAATGACATGATTTTTAACCccgttaaaaaaataataataaaaaaaaaaatatgctacACTAAAAGAATTCAAAAATAAGACAACTCTTCCACATACTTTGATTACAAAAagaatttcactttattttacaAAACCTTAGAATAACTTTTGAACCACttcaattttccattttctctctctccttttttttttttttttttttttaatttaatgatACAAAAGGTTATCGTATCCTTTCCCATTTCAGTATTGTCCAATTCCTATCCATTGCTTCTAAGTCTTTTGCATTGTCATACGTGGCGTtgtcttttattgattgtcagaTATTGTTAGATTCGTTCACAAAGTAGTTTTGCACAGCTCATACACCATCAGAATTTACCTAATCACTCGAGTTGGGTAAGGTAGGGCTGGAGGCGGTAGGACTTAGGAGTTGGTTGAGGCTGGACTGGGCCTTCTACACTTAATGATGTGGGTGCCAATCAGTTGgttcggttcaattttgatcaGACTGCACCGGTTTTGGTGTGAAAGGGGTGAgcctaaaaccaaaccaataaaagATGTTTGGATTCAGTTGGTTGCAGCCTGGTTTGGATTCAGTTTAATTCGAATTTCTCTTTTATCAGTTTGCTTTCCGTCTGATATCAGTTTCCATGCTTGGTTTGGGTTCAGTTTCAGTCTTGTTTTCCATGCTCGGTGAGGTTTTGGTCAGTTTTAATATGATCTGATTTTTTTCAATGTGATCCAATTTTCATTCAGTTCCACAATACCCTAatccaaaatcaatccaataaaaaatcaGTTTGATTTCAACTGTTCAATCTGGTTTCACCAGTTCGTGCTAGGGTTTGAAACCCCTACTGATGGCTTTGTTTGGCCCCAAACCTCAATCCCCTGCAATCCATATTTATAAATCATAAAGATGACTCTAACCCTTTTCCTTCCATGGGCATATGATATCCTAACATTGAAATTAAATTTTACATTGACCAACCTCTTCACTATGTAAACAACTTATCTTGGAACAAATCTCATTCATCCATGATCCCATGTTGATTGTTTTTGTAATATTGTTGATATAATTCATAACCATCTTTTTCTTAGAAAGATAATTTGCTTTCTTTTTATTGGTCGTAAGATTCTAATACAATCTGTTCTGTATTCAATATCATCTTATGTATTGTTTTGAATTCCCTCTTAATACCTGTCATACCATTGATTCTATTTGTTCTCATTTTTGGAATGGAGGGAAACaatcttcaaaaaaaatggCATCTCATTGCCTAAAGGAAAATTGGTTCTCTGCTCTCTCAGGAAGAGTTGGGGATTCGGGATTCCTCGACACAAAATAAAGCCCTCCTCTTTAAGCTTAGTTGGAGATTTCTTATTGACCTAATGCTCTATGGTCTAAAGTTTTTCAAGCTAGATATTGTCCCACATCCTCCCCCTTTGACCCTAGAActctcaagtacaaagggtcTTGGACCTGGAATGGTTTCTCTTCCATTTTAACCTTTCTCCCAAAAATTGTGATTTTTAAGGTAGGAACTAGTAGAGATATTTTCCTTTGGCATAACCCTTGGATCCCTTCCTTGAAGCCAAACCAATTCCTTTGCACCGGTTATAGAATCAATCCTATTGAAAGAGTAGCTGATTTCATCTCCAATAATGAATTGAAGATTAACAGGCTCTACTCAACCCCTCCCAAGTCCCATAACCCCGATTGGTGGTGGTGCACTATATCCAGGAGTGGTATCTTCTCTACACCCTTTGCTGCTAATATCATTTCTTCT from Macadamia integrifolia cultivar HAES 741 chromosome 11, SCU_Mint_v3, whole genome shotgun sequence encodes the following:
- the LOC122093201 gene encoding vacuolar protein sorting-associated protein 2 homolog 1, with the protein product MSFLFGKRKTPAELLRENKRMLDKSIREIERERQGLQTQEKKLIVEIKKSAKQGQMGAVKIMAKDLIRTRHQVEKFYKLKSQLQGVALRIQTLKSTQAMGEAMKGVTKAMGQMNRQMNLPSLQKIMQEFERQNEKMEMVTEVMGEAIDDALEGDEEEEETDELVSQVLDEIGIDINSELLNAPSTAVAAPAANSKVAQAEATGNDDGGIDNELQARLDNLRRM